In Sphingomonas sp. SORGH_AS_0950, the following are encoded in one genomic region:
- a CDS encoding VOC family protein, which produces MFSHVVLGANDIAEAKRFYDAILGVLGAPEGVIDPWGRLVYSHEGSRFLLTRPLNGEPATHANGGTLGFAAKSIEQADAWHAAGLAHGGTAIEDPPGYRYPPVGKIYLAYLRDPTGNKLCARYLVPAA; this is translated from the coding sequence ATGTTCAGCCATGTCGTGCTGGGCGCGAACGATATCGCCGAGGCCAAGCGCTTCTACGACGCGATCCTGGGCGTGCTCGGCGCGCCCGAGGGGGTGATCGATCCCTGGGGGCGGCTGGTCTATAGCCATGAAGGCTCGCGCTTCCTGCTCACCCGGCCGCTGAACGGCGAGCCTGCGACCCATGCCAATGGCGGGACGCTGGGCTTCGCGGCAAAGTCGATCGAGCAGGCGGACGCCTGGCATGCCGCAGGGCTGGCGCATGGCGGCACTGCGATCGAGGACCCGCCCGGCTATCGCTATCCGCCGGTCGGCAAGATCTATCTGGCGTATTTGCGCGACCCGACGGGCAACAAGCTGTGCGCGCGCTATCTGGTGCCCGCCGCCTGA
- a CDS encoding VOC family protein gives MYTHIMVGSNDIARSKTFYDALFVALGGQPGRQAPDAERVLYLHNGAVFIVTRPIDGQPATHANGGTIGLGAADPAQVDAAHAAGTAHGGTAIEGPLGERDTGLGKAYLGYLRDPDGNKLCLGCRLPAA, from the coding sequence ATGTACACCCATATCATGGTCGGATCGAACGACATCGCGCGGTCCAAGACCTTCTATGACGCGCTGTTCGTCGCGCTGGGCGGCCAACCGGGTCGGCAGGCGCCAGATGCCGAGCGTGTCCTCTATCTGCACAATGGTGCGGTGTTCATCGTGACCCGGCCGATCGACGGCCAGCCCGCCACCCATGCCAATGGCGGCACGATCGGGCTGGGCGCGGCCGATCCGGCGCAGGTCGACGCAGCGCATGCCGCCGGGACCGCGCATGGCGGCACCGCGATCGAGGGGCCGCTGGGCGAGCGGGACACCGGGCTGGGCAAGGCCTATCTCGGCTATCTGCGCGATCCGGACGGCAACAAGCTCTGTCTCGGCTGTCGCCTGCCCGCCGCATGA
- a CDS encoding DUF2945 domain-containing protein translates to MTEFKKGDHVEWNSHGGTAEGKVVKKQTSDTSIKGHTVRASKDEPQYIVESDNGGKAAHKADALKKA, encoded by the coding sequence ATGACCGAATTCAAGAAGGGCGACCATGTCGAGTGGAACAGCCATGGCGGCACCGCCGAGGGCAAGGTCGTGAAGAAGCAGACCAGCGATACGAGCATCAAGGGTCACACCGTCCGCGCATCGAAGGACGAGCCGCAATACATAGTAGAGAGTGACAATGGCGGAAAGGCGGCGCACAAGGCGGACGCGCTGAAGAAGGCGTGA
- a CDS encoding S-(hydroxymethyl)glutathione dehydrogenase/class III alcohol dehydrogenase: protein MKTRAAVAFEAKKPLEIVELDLEGPKAGEVLVEIMATGICHTDAYTLDGLDSEGIFPSVLGHEGCGIVREVGAGVTSVVPGDHVIPLYTPECRQCKSCLSGKTNLCTAIRATQGKGLMPDGTTRFSYKGQPIFHYMGCSTFSNFTVLPEIAVAKIREDAPFDTSCYIGCGVTTGVGAVVNTAKVQPGENIVVFGLGGIGLNVIQGAKLAGAGRIIGVDINPDREEWGRRFGMTHFLNSKGLSREETIAKILELTDGGADYSFDATGNTEVMRTALEACHRGWGTSIIIGVAEAGKEISTRPFQLVTGRNWRGTAFGGARGRTDTPKIVDWYMNGKIEIDPMITHRLTLEEINKGFDLMHKGESIRSVVIF from the coding sequence ATGAAGACCCGCGCCGCCGTCGCCTTCGAAGCGAAGAAGCCGCTCGAAATCGTCGAACTCGATCTGGAAGGCCCCAAGGCCGGAGAGGTCCTGGTCGAGATCATGGCGACCGGCATCTGCCATACCGACGCCTATACGCTGGACGGCCTGGACAGCGAGGGGATCTTCCCCAGCGTGCTCGGCCATGAAGGCTGCGGCATCGTGCGCGAGGTCGGCGCGGGCGTGACCAGCGTCGTGCCGGGCGACCATGTCATCCCGCTCTACACGCCGGAATGCCGCCAGTGTAAGTCGTGCCTGTCGGGCAAGACCAACCTGTGCACTGCGATCCGGGCGACGCAAGGCAAGGGGCTGATGCCCGACGGCACGACCCGGTTCAGCTACAAGGGCCAGCCGATCTTCCATTATATGGGCTGCTCGACCTTCTCGAACTTCACCGTCCTGCCCGAAATCGCGGTCGCCAAGATCCGCGAGGACGCGCCGTTCGACACCAGCTGCTATATCGGCTGCGGCGTGACGACGGGCGTGGGCGCGGTGGTCAACACCGCCAAGGTTCAGCCGGGCGAGAATATCGTCGTCTTCGGTCTGGGCGGCATCGGCCTGAACGTCATCCAGGGTGCCAAGCTGGCGGGCGCGGGCCGGATCATCGGCGTCGACATCAACCCCGACCGCGAGGAATGGGGCCGCCGCTTCGGCATGACCCACTTCCTCAATTCCAAGGGCCTGTCGCGTGAAGAGACGATCGCGAAGATCCTCGAGCTGACCGATGGCGGCGCGGACTACAGCTTCGACGCGACCGGCAATACCGAGGTGATGCGCACCGCGCTGGAGGCGTGCCATCGCGGCTGGGGCACCTCGATCATCATCGGCGTGGCCGAGGCGGGCAAGGAGATCAGCACCCGGCCGTTCCAGCTGGTGACCGGGCGCAACTGGCGCGGCACCGCATTCGGCGGCGCGCGCGGGCGGACCGATACGCCCAAGATCGTCGACTGGTATATGAACGGCAAGATCGAGATCGATCCGATGATCACCCACCGGCTGACGCTGGAGGAGATCAACAAGGGCTTCGACCTGATGCACAAGGGCGAGAGCATCCGCAGCGTGGTGATCTTCTGA